A DNA window from Tenuifilaceae bacterium CYCD contains the following coding sequences:
- a CDS encoding TetR family transcriptional regulator gives MNEEFKFILEKVNDLYMRYGIKSITMDDVASNLGISKKTLYKYVSDKDDLVGKAIDLQIEGIHSDVDCHCNSSLNAIEELLLVSKIINQRIKKVNHGTVFDLKKYYPAHYERLVNARRKKMLTCIINNISKGKQEGLYRKDLDDSIIAKLQLSRIENIIDNDFFSIEEFTSSKFFQEVFVYHIRGIANQKGIELLEGKLLNFDIDDINTI, from the coding sequence ATGAACGAAGAATTCAAGTTTATACTCGAAAAAGTGAATGATTTATACATGCGCTATGGCATAAAAAGCATAACCATGGACGATGTTGCATCGAATCTTGGAATTTCGAAAAAGACGTTGTACAAGTATGTTTCCGACAAAGATGATTTGGTCGGAAAAGCCATTGATCTTCAGATTGAGGGAATACACTCCGATGTTGATTGCCATTGCAACTCCAGTTTAAACGCAATAGAGGAATTGCTACTTGTAAGCAAAATTATTAACCAAAGAATTAAAAAAGTAAATCACGGTACTGTTTTCGATTTAAAAAAATACTACCCAGCGCACTACGAAAGGCTTGTAAATGCACGTCGAAAGAAAATGCTCACATGTATAATAAACAACATTTCTAAAGGAAAACAAGAGGGCTTATACAGAAAAGACCTCGATGACAGTATCATTGCAAAATTGCAACTATCTAGAATTGAAAATATAATTGACAATGATTTTTTTAGCATAGAAGAATTCACCTCAAGCAAATTCTTTCAGGAAGTATTTGTTTACCACATCAGAGGCATTGCCAACCAGAAAGGAATTGAACTGCTGGAAGGCAAACTGCTAAATTTCGATATTGACGATATAAATACCATATAA
- a CDS encoding biotin--[acetyl-CoA-carboxylase] ligase: protein MMMQNDNGLNFDIVWHDIVSSTNDVCMHAANEEGTEGVVIAAMYQEQGRGQRGNAWESNSGLNLTFSILLRPIFLRVEEQFLISKVVAVSVCDWISAYLEYKDVAIKWPNDIYIGNSKVAGILIENSFSSSQLNVSVVGIGINLNQVNFTSDLPNPTSMRLETLKEFDLQQSLDEFLSCFKGRYLQIQSNNVSAIDEEYMRRLYRKDIYCTYRSSNDEFKARIVGVKPTGELLLMTDDGQERSFAFKEITFVI from the coding sequence ATGATGATGCAAAATGACAATGGTTTGAATTTCGATATAGTTTGGCATGATATAGTTTCCTCAACCAACGATGTTTGCATGCATGCAGCCAATGAGGAAGGAACAGAGGGGGTGGTAATTGCCGCTATGTACCAAGAGCAAGGACGAGGACAACGAGGTAATGCTTGGGAAAGCAATTCGGGTTTAAATCTTACGTTTAGCATTCTGCTTCGTCCAATTTTCTTAAGAGTTGAGGAACAGTTTTTGATTTCGAAAGTTGTTGCCGTTTCGGTGTGCGATTGGATTAGCGCCTATTTAGAGTATAAGGATGTTGCGATAAAATGGCCGAACGATATATATATCGGTAACAGTAAGGTTGCTGGTATCCTGATCGAGAATAGTTTTAGTTCTTCTCAGTTGAATGTTTCGGTTGTTGGTATTGGCATTAATCTTAATCAGGTGAACTTTACCTCGGATTTGCCCAACCCAACATCGATGAGATTGGAAACTTTAAAGGAGTTTGATTTGCAACAATCTCTGGATGAGTTCTTAAGCTGTTTTAAGGGGCGTTACTTACAGATACAATCCAATAATGTTTCGGCTATTGACGAAGAATATATGAGAAGATTGTATAGAAAAGATATCTACTGCACTTATCGGTCAAGTAACGATGAATTTAAGGCAAGAATAGTTGGTGTTAAGCCAACGGGTGAGTTGTTATTGATGACCGACGATGGGCAGGAGCGATCGTTTGCATTTAAGGAAATTACGTTTGTTATCTAA